In Candidatus Manganitrophus noduliformans, the sequence TGCTTTATATGACGGGCCACCAGCGGGATGTTGCCATTGTCATGGGGGTCATGGCGATCGTCAATCTTGCCCTTTCTTTCCTTCTCATCCCATGGCTTGGGATCACAGGAGCCGCCATCGCGTCGGGGACCACGCTCATATTATTGAAAGGGACGCTCGTCATTGTCTTATATAAAAGGGTTGGGATTATTTCGCTCCCTTTCAGCTTTAAAAGGGCCTGCGGCACGCAGCAGAGCGGATAAAACCTCCATTCATTTGATAGAAGGAGCAAACTCCAATGAGCAATCCTCTGATTTCGATCATTACACCGGCCTTCAACCACGGCCGCTATATCGGCCGCTGCATCGAAAGCCTCCTTGCCCAAACCTACTCCAATTGGGAGATGGTCATTGTCGATGACGGATCGACCGACAACACGGCCGAAGTCGTTCAATCGTATCGAGACTCACGCATCACCTACCTCTATCAAAAAAACAGGGGGGTCAAGGAATTGGCCGGCACGATCAACACCGGCCTCGCGAAAACAAAGGGTGAATTCGTGACCATGTTCGGCAGCGACGATACCTGGCCCTCTTATCGGCTGGAAAAGCAGATTCCGATCTTCGACGAACCGGATGTGGTTCTCTGCTTCGGGTTGGGATATCTGATCGACGAAAATGACCAGATTCTCGGCAGTATCAATCCTCCTCCCGACCTGAATCACGTGCAGAATCGGCCGGTCGGATCGATCCTTCATCGGCTGTTTCTCTCCCATTTCATATTTCAGCCGAGCGTCCTTCTTCGTCGAGCGGCGCTCGAAAAAATCGGAGGCTACCTTCAGCCTGCCGGGCTCCTCGCCGAGGATTATCCGACCCATATGGCCCTTGCATTGGAAGGGGAATTCCGCTATCTCGATCTTCACCTTGCGAATTATCGAATGCACCCCGGGCAGATGACCCGCAACCACTATCAGGGAATGGTTGAAACCGACATCCCGTATGTTCTGGAATTTTTCAGACATCTGACCCCGGAAATGCAGAAACGGACAGGATGGACCGAATCACGCCTGAGCCGGGAGCTGTCGAGGCGGCTTCATAACGCCTATTTCGAGGTCGGCCGCCGGGATCTTCTTGCGGGGAATTGGGTGAAAGCGCGCCGTCATTTTATCAACGCCTTGGGCCGCGGGAGCCTCACCACAAAAGCGAAAGCTTTTCTCGGGATCTCCTGCAGTCTTCTCCATACCGACATGGAAGGGGTCATCCAACTTTCGGGCCGAACCCCGCTCCGCTGAGACGACTGGAAAACGAACAAAATGCAGAAAATGGTGCGCCATCACCGTCTCAGGATCCATTTTGGGTTCTATAAAAACGCGTTACACTTACTCTTTTCAGGAGTTTTACCTTTTCTGATGAGCATTGTCTCCATAACAAATCTAGCGGGGTGCATACGCGAATCCCAGGAAATGGGAAAATTTGAAATCGCGCACCCCTCTCCGATCTTTCAGGATATTACGAGAATTGCCTTCCTCTACACCTCTCCCGGCGGCCAGGTATCGATTCATTTTTCAACCCTCGAGAGCCATCATCGGAATCCTGAGGGGGATGAGTTCCTATTTTCTTCATACGAGACTGCGTCCCAGGTGTTAAAATCGCAGGTCGTCAAAGGGGCCCCCGAGGCGCGGGCCTATTCCTATTCAAAAAATTTGAATCGATATGTTTTGGGCACTTCGATCGACCCCCAGATCTTTCTTTATGATCCCGATCGCTTGACTTTGGAGCGGGTTTTCGAGGGTCCAAAGTCGAATGCATTTATCCATCGCCTTGCCGTGAAAGACGATTACGTTTATACCATCCTGAGCACCCCCTCCGCACCGATCCGGGGATTCAACGGCATCCTGAAGGTTCATTTACAAACAGGAAAACATCAGGTGATTCCCTTCTCCGATAAAATGGAGCAGGGATGGGGGGGGGTCCAGACCGTCGATCCGACCGGGCGGATCTGGTTTTACCGGGCATTCCCGATGCGGATGATGTGGTACGACGCCGTACGCGGAATGAGGAACCGGACACTCGCCGGTTATGAAGGCTGGACGGTAGAGAGTTGGGACAGTTGGCGAGGGGAGGATTATCTGGTCCTCACCAACAGCCGCGGGGAATTCATCAAGAAACGGGTCGATTTGCAGACGATGACCGAACAAGAAGGGGGCTCGGAGTTCGCAACCGAGCAGGACCGGCTCTTCTTGGAATCGGTCCGGGTGGACCTTTACCATAACGACCCCTTTGCCGAACCGCTCTATTTTCGACCCGGGAGCGCTTCCTTTTATCAGCGAAGTGCCGGCCAGGATCTTTTTTCATCGGTTGGTAGCATCGATCTGGGAAAGTTCGAAGTGATGGGATTTCATCTGACCCCTCAGGAAGGAGCGACGCGGTGGATCCATCCCCAATTGGGGGAGTTGGA encodes:
- a CDS encoding glycosyltransferase family 2 protein, whose translation is MSNPLISIITPAFNHGRYIGRCIESLLAQTYSNWEMVIVDDGSTDNTAEVVQSYRDSRITYLYQKNRGVKELAGTINTGLAKTKGEFVTMFGSDDTWPSYRLEKQIPIFDEPDVVLCFGLGYLIDENDQILGSINPPPDLNHVQNRPVGSILHRLFLSHFIFQPSVLLRRAALEKIGGYLQPAGLLAEDYPTHMALALEGEFRYLDLHLANYRMHPGQMTRNHYQGMVETDIPYVLEFFRHLTPEMQKRTGWTESRLSRELSRRLHNAYFEVGRRDLLAGNWVKARRHFINALGRGSLTTKAKAFLGISCSLLHTDMEGVIQLSGRTPLR